From a region of the Argiope bruennichi chromosome 8, qqArgBrue1.1, whole genome shotgun sequence genome:
- the LOC129980794 gene encoding uncharacterized protein LOC129980794, translating into MANWVNGKKKLFNASSRCHGASADSTSLVPILATSLSEANSGSTLKSTGLPRKRWLSKSCRETSGTPPMGKEVSLVPAVSPFLVQKAINATVGEVASIRKMRSGDLLVEVSSRKQAQQIQKLESLATIRVSVTPHQSLNSSKGVITCGEILNLPVELIASEMKSQGVSHVRRISIRRDGQLLETKHHVLTFKTSKLPEYVYAGYIKLPVRPYIPNPLRCFQCQRFGHSKMNCRGSLTCARCAQKGHDSQQCTAEEKCVNCGGDHPSYSRSCPRWALEKQVTTIKFKEDLSYPEARRRVKAQTPTPLFQRVHHV; encoded by the exons ATGGCAAACTGGGTGAACGGGAAAAAGAAGCTCTTCAACGCATCCAGCCGCTGCCATGGTGCAAGCGCCGACTCAACCAGTTTGGTACCGATTTTGGCCACTTCGTTAAGTGAGGCAAACTCAGGAAGCACGTTGAAGTCCACTGGCTTGCCCAGGAAACGGTGGCTGTCGAAGTCTTGTAGGGAGACCAGTGGAACGCCACCTATGGGGAAGGAAGTGTCTCTTGTTCCAGCGG TCTCCCCTTTCCTTGTACAAAAGGCTATAAATGCAACAGTCGGCGAAGTTGCATCGATTAGAAAAATGAGATCTGGTGACTTGCTTGTGGAGGTTTCTTCTCGTAAGCAAGCACAACAGATACAAAAACTTGAATCCTTGGCAACAATAAGAGTTTCTGTAACCCCTCACCAATCACTTAATAGCTCCAAAGGCGTCATCACCTGCGGCGAAATACTAAATCTTCCCGTAGAGTTAATTGCCTCCGAAATGAAATCTCAAGGTGTTTCACATGTGCGTCGAATTTCCATACGACGTGATGGACAACTACTTGAGACGAAACATCAcgtattaacttttaaaacttctaaattacCGGAGTACGTCTATGCAGGCTATATAAAGTTACCGGTTAGGCCATATATCCCTAATCCACTAAGGTGTTTTCAGTGCCAACGCTTTGGCCACTCCAAAATGAATTGCCGCGGGTCTCTCACTTGTGCCCGCTGCGCACaaaaagggcatgatagccaaCAGTGTACAGCAGAAGAAAAGTGCGTAAACTGTGGTGGCGATCATCCCTCATATTCTCGATCTTGTCCTCGCTGGGCACTGGAAAAGCAGGTTAcgacaataaaattcaaagaagattTATCTTATCCTGAAGCCAGACGCAGGGTTAAGGCACAGACCCCAACTCCACTATTCCAAAGAGTTcaccacgtctaa
- the LOC129980796 gene encoding uncharacterized protein LOC129980796, whose protein sequence is MTSSYLALVRSTTSGPSHGPPPEASSHFITEGAFTRFADWRFIHKARLNLVLLNGCQQWKAARDQECRCCDNPQETLSHALNRCWGSKSRAYQLRHNCLVERVKKAAERDFTIISENEQVAGTRLRPDIILEDNRKILVVDITVPFENKREAFDKARQMKIEKYASLVDILKKPGKTVEILPFVIGSLDSWDPNND, encoded by the exons ATGACCTCTTCCTACCTCGCTCTGGTCAGATCGACAACATCTGGTCCATCGCACGGTCCGCCTCCAGAAG CCAGCAGCCACTTCATCACTGAAGGTGCCTTCACAAGGTTTGCTGACTGGAGATTCATTCACAAGGCTAGGCTCAACCTCGTTCTCCTCAATGGATGCCAACAGTGGAAAGCTGCAAGAGACCAGGAGTGCAGGTGCTGTGACAACCCCCAGGAAACCCTGTCCCATGCCCTCAACCGTTGCTGGGGTAGCAAGTCCCGCGCCTACCAACTTAGGCACAACTGCCTAGTAGAGCGGGTGAAGAAAGCAGCTGAAAGAGACTTCACCATCATATCCGAAAATGAACAAGTCGCCGGTACACGACTAAGGCCCGACATCATACTTGAAGACAACCGGAAGATCCTGGTCGTGGACATCACCGTGCCGTTTGAAAATAAACGAGAAGCATTTGACAAAGCCAGGCAAATGAAGATCGAGAAGTATGCATCGCTAGTCGACATTCTCAAGAAGCCCGGCAAAACAGTCGAGATCCTACCCTTTGTCATCGGTTCTCTTGACTCGTGGGATCCCAACAACGATTGA